From Haliotis asinina isolate JCU_RB_2024 chromosome 8, JCU_Hal_asi_v2, whole genome shotgun sequence, a single genomic window includes:
- the LOC137293825 gene encoding tRNA 2'-phosphotransferase 1-like isoform X2, with amino-acid sequence MSFLPYQALLNPGIPVTGTTTESQSVGFGIMAEAVVDQQRRGRKNKGSSADSSDIQLSKSLSWLLRHGVNSVGLTFLPGGFLYVSDILELPRFSKFTLEEVKSVVANNDKQRFTLETDPDNGQLKIRANQGHSVQVDDLQLTPITDSSEYPLIIHGTYLHAWNSIKSQGLKKMKRNHIHFAAGEPGEDGVISGMRKSCDVMIYVDVARAIAAGVKFFKSANNVILSPGVGDGVIPPSCFSRVIDRRTGAELLYGDVDADPSAGVGKVGVVTADDLADEMETSRKQRRKKKKREKSQPD; translated from the exons GTCATTTCTTCCTTATCAAGCATTACTGAATCCCGGAATCCCTGTCACTGGCACAACCACTGAATCTCAGTCAGTAGGATTCGGGATCATGGCAGAAGCAGTAGTGGATCAACAGAGACGAGGAAGGAAGAACAAAGGCTCTTCT GCTGATTCCAGTGACATCCAGCTTTCCAAGAGTCTGTCCTGGTTACTGAGACATGGCGTGAACTCTGTTGGACTTACATTCCTGCCAG GTGGCTTCCTCTACGTATCAGACATACTCGAACTTCCTAGGTTTTCTAAGTTCACATTGGAGGAAGTGAAGAGTGTGGTTGCCAACAATGACAAGCAGAGGTTTACTCTAGAAACAGATCCAGATAATGGACAGTTGAAGATACGAGCAAATCAAGGACATTCTGTTCAA GTTGATGACCTTCAGCTGACCCCCATCACAGACAGCAGCGAATACCCGCTCATCATCCATGGGACTTACCTGCATGCCTGGAATAGCATTAAGTCTCAG GGACTGAAAAAGATGAAGAGGAATCATATTCACTTTGCAGCTGGGGAGCCAGGAGAAGATGGTGTCATCAGTG GAATGCGGAAATCCTGTGATGTGATGATCTATGTTGATGTAGCTAGAGCTATAGCAG CGGGTGTCAAGTTTTTCAAGTCTGCAAACAATGTGATATTGAGCCCAGGTGTAGGTGATGGAGTTATCCCCCCTAGTTGCTTCAGCAGAGTAATAGACAGGCGTACAG GAGCTGAGCTGCTCTatggtgatgttgatgctgACCCAAGTGCAGGTGTTGGTAAGGTCGGTGTTGTCACTGCAGATGATCTTGCTGATGAAATGGAGACATCTCGCAAACAGAGAAGGAAGAAAAAGAAGCGAGAAAAGAGCCAGCCTGACTGA
- the LOC137293825 gene encoding tRNA 2'-phosphotransferase 1-like isoform X3 has translation MAEAVVDQQRRGRKNKGSSADSSDIQLSKSLSWLLRHGVNSVGLTFLPGGFLYVSDILELPRFSKFTLEEVKSVVANNDKQRFTLETDPDNGQLKIRANQGHSVQVDDLQLTPITDSSEYPLIIHGTYLHAWNSIKSQGLKKMKRNHIHFAAGEPGEDGVISGMRKSCDVMIYVDVARAIAAGVKFFKSANNVILSPGVGDGVIPPSCFSRVIDRRTGAELLYGDVDADPSAGVGKVGVVTADDLADEMETSRKQRRKKKKREKSQPD, from the exons ATGGCAGAAGCAGTAGTGGATCAACAGAGACGAGGAAGGAAGAACAAAGGCTCTTCT GCTGATTCCAGTGACATCCAGCTTTCCAAGAGTCTGTCCTGGTTACTGAGACATGGCGTGAACTCTGTTGGACTTACATTCCTGCCAG GTGGCTTCCTCTACGTATCAGACATACTCGAACTTCCTAGGTTTTCTAAGTTCACATTGGAGGAAGTGAAGAGTGTGGTTGCCAACAATGACAAGCAGAGGTTTACTCTAGAAACAGATCCAGATAATGGACAGTTGAAGATACGAGCAAATCAAGGACATTCTGTTCAA GTTGATGACCTTCAGCTGACCCCCATCACAGACAGCAGCGAATACCCGCTCATCATCCATGGGACTTACCTGCATGCCTGGAATAGCATTAAGTCTCAG GGACTGAAAAAGATGAAGAGGAATCATATTCACTTTGCAGCTGGGGAGCCAGGAGAAGATGGTGTCATCAGTG GAATGCGGAAATCCTGTGATGTGATGATCTATGTTGATGTAGCTAGAGCTATAGCAG CGGGTGTCAAGTTTTTCAAGTCTGCAAACAATGTGATATTGAGCCCAGGTGTAGGTGATGGAGTTATCCCCCCTAGTTGCTTCAGCAGAGTAATAGACAGGCGTACAG GAGCTGAGCTGCTCTatggtgatgttgatgctgACCCAAGTGCAGGTGTTGGTAAGGTCGGTGTTGTCACTGCAGATGATCTTGCTGATGAAATGGAGACATCTCGCAAACAGAGAAGGAAGAAAAAGAAGCGAGAAAAGAGCCAGCCTGACTGA
- the LOC137294341 gene encoding uncharacterized protein, whose amino-acid sequence MQACSWQYCSSSCRPAASNITATSCRPAASNITATSCRPAASNSTATSCRPAASNITATSCRPAASNSTATSCRPAASNITATSCRPSASSITATSCRPAAKNITATSCRPAANNITATSCRPAASNITATSCRPSASSITATSCRPAASNITATSCRPAASNITATSCRPAASNITATSCRPAAKNNTATSCRPAANNITATSCRPAAKNITATSCRPVATSITASSCQSVVRNMKVTSCRPVTKYITASIVMSAYSHFDL is encoded by the coding sequence ATGCAGGCCTGTAgctggcaatattgcagctcgTCATGTCGACCTGCagccagtaatatcacagctacCTCATGTCGACCTGCagccagtaatatcacagctacCTCATGTCGACCTGCAGCCAGCAATAGCACAGCTACCTCATGTCGACCTGcagccagcaatatcacagctacctCGTGTCGACCTGCAGCCAGCAATAGCACAGCTACCTCATGTCGACCTGCagccagtaatatcacagctacCTCATGTCGACCTTCagccagcagtatcacagctacCTCATGTCGGCCTGCAGCCAAGAATATCACAGCTACCTCATGTCGACCTGCagccaacaatatcacagctaccTCATGTCGACCTGCagccagtaatatcacagctacCTCATGTCGACCTTCagccagcagtatcacagctacCTCATGTCGACCTGcagccagcaatatcacagctacctCATGTCGACCTGCagccagtaatatcacagctacCTCATGTCGACCTGcagccagcaatatcacagctacgtCATGTCGGCCTGCAGCCAAGAATAACACAGCTACCTCATGTAGACCTGCagccaacaatatcacagctacgTCATGTCGGCCTGCAGCCAAGAATATCACGGCTACCTCATGTCGTCCTGTAGCTACCAGTATTACAGCTTCGTCATGTCAGTCTGTAGTCAGGAATATGAAAGTTACGTCATGTCGGCCCGTAACCAAATATATCACAGCTTCGATCGTCATGTCGGCCTATAGTCATTTCGACCTGTAG